The Desulfuromonas acetexigens genomic sequence CGATTTTTATAAAGCATAAAGTTAGTCACAGCAAATAATTAGCGTAAGTGAATGAAAAATACAGAAATGTCCGATAGGGTTTTCAGGGGGATTCGGGAAGGAAGGATCAAAAAATCCCTACAGCGAGAGGCAGGTTGGGGAGAAGGAATCCCTACGAGAATAAAATCAACAACATGTCCGGACGGACATATTCACCTGAAATGTTCGAACCCCAGACGAAACATTCCCGAACGGACATATTTTTTGACGGAGAAGGAGAGCGCCGGAAGTCATGCCCAGGTTTGTGGGTAGAAAAAGTGGCGAAACAAGATTTGACCCCGATTTGAGGGGTTATCTCGAATGGGGGCGTCATCCGGCGTATTGGTCGTTGCATTTTTTGCGCGGAAAATGACGCAAAATTTGCATGATAGCTTATGTGAGGGGCAAGTAATGCTGAGATTCAGGCAGGTTAAGTGAAAGGAATGTCCGGCATGTGGCTTGCATGATATGGGCATCCGTTAAAATTACCTGACCACGGAGGCATATATGAAACGAGAGAAATCCGGGCAAGCCGGCTTCTCCCTCATCGAACTGCTGGTGGTGGCGAATGATTCAGAAAGGTCAGACACCATGAAACCATCCAATAAACAAGCTGGAAATGAAAGCGGCTTTACCCTGATCGAAGTTCTCATTGCCCTGACCATTTTCGCCATCGGCCTACTGGCTTTGGCAAGCATGCAGATTACCGGCATTCAGGGGAACGCCAAGGCGCATGAAGTAACCGCCAAATCAGCTCTGGCAATGGGCATACTCGAACAGATTCATGCTCTTGAAGGCGATGATGATTTTTTTCAAAACGACACCACCGACATGATTTGGACTTTTAACGGTGCTAACAGCATCGAACTGGCAGGGGCCGGGACCTGTACCGCCCTAGTCAGCGTAGCAGTCGACCCCACGATCAATGGCACTACCTACGATGACTTGAGTCAGACTTCCGTAACTGTCGCCTGCAGTGACGGGCCGGCCATTACGCAGACGCTGATGAAACGGAGGTACTGATCATGGATAAAGTCACAAAACGCGAAGTCGGCTTCACTTTGATCGAATTGCTGATCGTTATGGTGGTCATGGGCCTGGTTATCACATCGGTCTACAGCCTATTCATCAACAGCAAGAAAACAGCAACCACTTCGGAAGAGGTTGTCGACGTGCAACAGAACCTGCGGGTTGCCATCGACACCCTGGCCGGCGATATTCGCAT encodes the following:
- a CDS encoding prepilin-type N-terminal cleavage/methylation domain-containing protein — encoded protein: MKREKSGQAGFSLIELLVVANDSERSDTMKPSNKQAGNESGFTLIEVLIALTIFAIGLLALASMQITGIQGNAKAHEVTAKSALAMGILEQIHALEGDDDFFQNDTTDMIWTFNGANSIELAGAGTCTALVSVAVDPTINGTTYDDLSQTSVTVACSDGPAITQTLMKRRY